From a single Crateriforma spongiae genomic region:
- a CDS encoding GAF domain-containing protein — protein sequence MNQVATLSLPPHSFLTDAVVANVSAEGVCTFGDLKLDAAAAKCIADRNALVVKQSSDLPDAVASAVFIPVFVEQRITSLVMLMSRDQMPADSEVPEPVGVFEVWEPVGPYEEVALSGGYYGKMERFENVSSFVRFERGTGLPGQVWEKLTAVIHDDLGNHPGFLRAAGASADLLQTAVGIPVVDQDFVSSVVLISSHRSPIFRGVEVWQAASDGFDLLGGAYADFPDSMRLNPPVRIATDEGWPKLLSDAKAAVSSLDAGVIYPGRDVGASEGLPDSAIAIPRFDGQALHSFIVLMF from the coding sequence CTAACCGACGCAGTGGTGGCCAACGTCTCGGCTGAGGGTGTTTGTACCTTTGGCGACCTGAAACTAGATGCTGCCGCCGCCAAGTGCATTGCCGATCGCAATGCTCTGGTGGTCAAACAGTCTTCGGACTTGCCCGACGCTGTCGCGTCAGCGGTCTTCATCCCCGTTTTTGTGGAACAACGCATCACGTCACTGGTGATGTTGATGTCCCGCGATCAGATGCCCGCGGATTCGGAGGTTCCCGAGCCCGTCGGTGTGTTTGAAGTTTGGGAACCTGTGGGGCCGTACGAAGAAGTGGCGCTGTCCGGCGGTTACTACGGAAAAATGGAGCGATTTGAGAACGTCAGTTCATTCGTTCGTTTCGAACGCGGTACCGGTTTGCCCGGTCAGGTTTGGGAAAAACTGACTGCGGTCATCCACGACGATCTGGGGAATCACCCGGGGTTCCTGCGGGCCGCTGGTGCATCGGCCGACCTGCTTCAAACCGCGGTCGGCATCCCGGTGGTGGATCAAGACTTTGTATCCAGTGTCGTGTTGATCAGTTCCCATCGGTCGCCGATCTTTCGTGGTGTCGAAGTATGGCAAGCGGCGTCCGACGGATTTGACTTACTAGGTGGTGCATACGCTGACTTTCCCGATTCCATGCGGTTGAACCCTCCCGTACGTATCGCGACTGATGAAGGATGGCCCAAATTGTTGTCCGATGCGAAGGCGGCGGTTTCGAGCCTGGATGCTGGAGTGATTTATCCAGGGCGTGATGTGGGGGCTAGTGAAGGGCTACCGGATTCTGCAATCGCGATCCCTCGGTTCGACGGACAAGCACTTCACAGCTTTATCGTCTTGATGTTTTAA